One Entelurus aequoreus isolate RoL-2023_Sb linkage group LG09, RoL_Eaeq_v1.1, whole genome shotgun sequence genomic window carries:
- the mrpl14 gene encoding large ribosomal subunit protein uL14m: protein MARHLFSKSLLGLIMENSCLMQRKAFSLSAVAAAIQKMTRVRVVDNSTLGSTGYRRPPRVIHVYTKNGIGKVGDKVLLAIKGQKKAALIVGHKMPGKPMTPRFDSNNVVLLEENGNPTGTRIKVPLPTHLRKLEGDYSKVLAIANSFV from the exons ATGGCGAGGCATTTGTTTTCAAAGTCGCTCTTGGGGCTCATCATGGAAAATTCGTGCTTAATGCAGCGGAAGGCATTCAG TCTGTCTGCTGTGGCAGCTGCCATTCAGAAGATGACCAGAGTGAGAGTTGTGGACAACAGCACACTTGGAAGTACAGGATACCGTCGGCCGCCAAGAGTGATCCATGTCTACACCAAGAATGGTATCGGAAAAGTTGGAGATAAAGTATTGCTGGCCATTAAAGGACAGAAGAAGGCAGCGCTTATCGTCGGTCACAAAATGCCCGGAAAACCAATGACTCCACGCTTTGATTCAAATAATGTCGTTCTGCTCGAAGAAAACGGGAACCCGACAGGAACAAGGATCAAGGTCCCCTTACCCACACATTTACGTAAATTGGAAGGGGACTACTCAAAGGTGTTGGCAATCGCAAATTCTTTTGTTTGA